The sequence below is a genomic window from Dyadobacter chenwenxiniae.
AATATAGCATGAAAAAGAAAGCAGTTTCCCAATCTAACAGCATCCAAAATCAGTCATAGAATTTAAATAAATACAAATGGAAACATTAAATAAAACAAGATGGGTGATTGATCGGAGCCACAGCGAAGTAGGCTTTAAACTCAAACATCTTATGGTATCGACTGTACGAGGCGTCTTCAAAGAATATGATGCTAGTATCTACACAACAAATGAAGATTTTTTAACTGCTGAGGTTGATTTTTGGATCAATCCTGCCTCAATAGATACAGGCAATGCACAAAGGGATGACCACCTGAGGAATTCCGATTTCTTTGACACTGATCACTTTAAGGAAATTAATTTTACTGGAAACACCTATGAAGCGGCTGATAAGAGCAACAAGTATAACATTTATGGTGCGCTTACAATCAAAGGTGTCAGCAAGCAAGTGAAACTAACGGTTGAGTTTGGAGGCATCATTAAAGATCCTTGGGGCAAGGAAAAAGCGATCTTTTCGGTAACGGGTACGATTAGTCGTAAAGATTGGGGATTAAACTGGAATATGCCTTTGGAAACCGGAGGGTTATTGGTAAGTGACGATATATCTATCCATGTTGAATTGCAGTTGGTGAAGCAATCTTAGCATGTACTAGTTACTTCCAAGTTAAAGAAGTATGGTTTATTATTACAGCAAATCAGCCCGGGAATAAGTGATCCCCCGGGCTGATTTGAACAACCATGAAAGTTTATGCTAAAAGGCCTTCCATCCCAAATGCTGTCAAAGCTTTTGAATATTCAACACTGACAGCGTCGTTGGCTTTTTTTATAAATTCCCCTGTCGTGGGATCGACAACTGTTCTTAATGGTCTTTCTCCATTTGGCAAATTGATCAGATCCACTACTGCATCTGCCACATCCTGAGGATTGGGCGTAAAAGTTTCAAATAGTTGGCCAATGGCGGCTACCATTTTATTCGGATAAACGGCTAACAATTCTTCGTATCCATTAGTGGTTTCCACATCCGAAGCAAGTCTGGCTTTTTGGCTCATCTCGGTAGGAAATGCGCCCGGTTCTATAATTGCCACATCAATTCCCAACGGCCTTACTTCATAATGCAAACCTTCGCTCAATCCCTCCAAACCAAATTTTGAAGCACCATAAACTACCGAAAAAGGAAAGCTAACCCTCCCGAAACCACTTGTGATATTAATGATCAGTCCTTCTGATTTTTTGCGCATGAATGGCAATGCCAGTTTTATTAATCTAAAAGGTGCAATTACGTTCACGTCAAACATTTCCTGCACATCCTTCACCGAATAACTTTCTGCCACGCCCATCATTCCAATACCGGCATTATTCACCACTACATCAATGGTTCCTTCTTTGGTGATGATGGTGTCAATAGCAGTTTTCACGCTGGTTTCGTCTGTTAGGGTTACATCTAACACGGTGATATTTTCCACTTGTGACAGTGCTTTTGCTTTATCAGCATTCTTTCCGTTGGTATCTCTCATGGTGGCGTAAACTTTATGCCCCAAAGCGGCTAAACTATTGGCAGTAAGCCATCCAAAACCACTATTTGTTCCTGTAATTAAAACGATCTTTTTGCTCATTTCTATTTAATTTAAATCATGAGACAAAGGTCAGAATCTAAAAAAGGAAAGCATTTAACAAATGGTAAAAACGGATTTTAACGGATGTTTTTTCTTATTCTACTTAAAGACTGCTGTGTAATTCCTATATAAGAAGCGATATGAGAAAGCGGGATACGAGTGACAAGGCCAGGAAAATGTTCGATAAATGATAAATATCGGGTGGTTGCATCCTCTGAAACCAGGGGGCTCCTCCTTTCTATCGTTTTCAACAAACAATTTTTTAATATCAGACCTGTAATAGCGTCCCAGCCAACAATAGTATTTCCAATCTCGTCCCAATCTTTCTTTGAAAAAACAAGCAATTTACAATCGGTAACTGCCTGTATATACTCGGAAGCCACTACTTGTGCCTCAAATCTTTGTTGGTCCGAAACAAAATTATTCTCGTCAATGAAGTATTGCGTGATTTCTTCACCTTTGTTATTATAATAGCAAAAACGAACGACCCCTTCGAGAAGAAATCCAACCTGCCTTGGGATCTTTCCGGCTTCTGAAAAATAGTCCTCCTTATGAAGTTCCAGCGTCTTTGCTTTGCCAACAATGAAATCTGTTTGCTGCTTATTCAGATTTCCAAACTGTAATATATAATTAATGAATTCTTCCATACATTAAATTTCGACTTGGTTGGGGACAGTTCATTTACCATTTGGTAAAAAAATTTTGATTTTTACTTCACAGGAAATGATCCGTACGAAACAACGAACATCGAGCATGTTGATTTTACGTCCACTTCCCCTGTGGAAATTAATTAGATTATTTTTTGACCTGATTGCATTCCCTGTAAGAGAAATATGCCTGTCCTAAATTTGCCGGACAAATCTGGAATATACACGCTAGTCAAACGCAAATCGCCGACCCGAAAACGATTATACTAAAAAAAAAAGCAAAAAGACTTGTAGGCGTTTAGGTAATTTTCTAAATTTGTATCATGGTTCTATTAGAAGTCATTAAGGCATTATCAAATCAGACCCGGCTAAACATTCTAGAATGGTTAAAAGAGCCTTTTACGCACTTTCCTGCCGAAGAGCTAGCCGACTATTCGCCAGAGTTAGGCGTATGTGTTTCTGATATTGCAAAAAAAGCAGGGATGTCTGTCCCTACCGTTTCTGTTTATTTAAAAGCAATGTCGACCGCCAGTATTTTAACCGCCACAAGAAAGGATCAGTGGACATATTACAAGAGGAATGAACAATCAATCCAAAATTTGGCGAAGCACATAAAAGAGAATTTATAATTTTTTTGACAAGAAACTTAGATATTTACCTAATTAACTAAAAGCAAAATGAAAGCAGCAATCTTAAAGGAGTTCGGCCCTGCCGAAAATTTCGAAATTGTAGACGTGCCGATGCCAAAACCAGGTTTCAGAGAAGTTTTGGTCAAAGTGTTTGCAACATCTGTGAACCCTTTGGACTACCAGGTCCGCCGTGGAGATTATAAAAATGAATTGTCCTTACCTGTCATAACAGGTCACGATGTCTCCGGTGAAATTGTAGAAGTCGGTCAGGGTGTAGAAAATTTCAAGATCGGTGACCAGGTATATTATACCCCTGAGATCTTTAAGGGCCAGGGAAGCTATGCGCAGTATCACTGCGCCCATGAGTCTATCATTGCATTAAAACCAAAAAACCTAAGCCATCTCGAAGCTGCAACGCTTCCCTTAGCAGCGGGCACGGCTTGGGAAATGCTGGTTACCAGGGCACAGCTAAAGATCAATCAATCCATCTTGATCCATGGTGGTGCCGGTGGCGTAGGAATACCGACCATTCAGATTGCCAAGGCAATGGGAGCGATCGTTTTCACCACAGCTAGGAAAGTCCACCACCGATTTCTGCTTGAATTAGGAGCTGATCATGTGATCGACTATGAAAATGAAAACTACATCGACGCTATTCAGCAACTTACTGGTGGTAAGGGGGTTGATGTCATTATTGACACCCTTGGAGGTAATACACTTTCTGATAGCGGGCTGATCCTTAGCCAGATGGGGCAGGTAGTTACAGTGGTCGACATTGAAAAACCTCAAAACCTGATTCACGCCTGGGGGAAAAATGCGACCTATCATTTTGTCTTTACCCGCCAAAACCGAAATAAATTGGATGAAATAACGAAACTGGTAGAAACCAACAAGTTAAAACCTGTTCTTAACAAGGTCTTTTCGTTGTCGGAGATGAGTAAAGCGCATAGTTTGCTGGAAAACAAAACCGGAGATAAAAACTTCTACGGCAAGATCGGAATCGAGATCGACAAATAAATGACTCGATTTCAATCGGATGCTACTTGCGAGATATGGGATAGCTTCAAGAGTATCTCGCAAGACATGTATGTACTATAGTATAAACAAGCTTCGATAAGCTCATCGAACAAAAATCACATTGCCTTTTTTAGCTTGTTCAAAATTCAGCAGGCTTTACGGTTACTTTTTAATATGACAGAATATGGATGTCAGCTTCCTTAATGCCAAACCCATGTTACTTCTATTGATTGTCTACATCAATGTGAAGGAACGGACCGCTTTCTTGTTTAGTTTGCTGCTATTTTGTTGAGTCTGTTGTTATCTGGAAAGGTTGGTACATTCACTAGAACTTGGCGAACATGTCCATGAACTCCTGACGGCGCGAGCGTGAAATACCGATAGCCATATCGTTATCCATTACGACGTAGCCGCCGTCCCCGCGCACAAACTTCTTGATCCGGTTCAGGTTAATCAGATAAGAATTATGTACCCTGAAAAAGTCAGGGCCGTTTAGTGCTTCATCGATATCCTTGAGCACCTTTGAAACCACAATTTTTTTCCCGCCTGACAGGACCACCGTGGTGTAATTGCTTTCCGCTTCGCAATAGATGATATCCTGTGTAGTGGCAAAAATCAGCCCCTCCGCCGTCGTAAGGGCAATGCGCATCGGGGTCGGTTTCATTTGCCTTACGCTCTGGAAAAGCAGCTCAATCTGTTCTTTGGAGGGAACTGTTTTCTTGTTTTCCATCCGCCTGACCGTTTCTTTCAGATCGTCGGGGTCGACCGGTTTTAATAAATAGTTCAATGCGCTGTACTTGAATGCTTTAATAGCAAACTTGTCATACGCTGTGGTAAAAACCACATCAAAGAAAAGTTTATCGAATTGTTCGAGCATATCAAAACCGTTCATCCTGGGCATCTCAATATCCAGAAAAACCACATCGGGCCGGTGCGCGTGGATTGCCGCAATACCTTTCTCTGCCGAATTGCACATGGCAGAAATGGAGACGGTGGGTGCGTACATTTTCAAAAGCCACTCCATCATTTCGAGGCAATTGTTTTCATCGTCAATAATGACACATTTTATAGTTTCCATATTTCAGGCAGCTGATATTAAAGTTTGATACTCCATTTATTACCACTTAAACCGGAATCCTGATAATGACCTGGGTCCCGGACGCCTCGTTGTTTTGGTCCATGAGGTCGATGATTTCTACACTGGCGCTGGTTTGGGCATATTGGTTCAGGATGGCAATCCTGTCCTCGGTGAGTTTCATTCCCATAGATTTCTTACTTGTTGCCGACTTGCTTTTAAATTCACGCGCTTTTTCACGCCCCACGCCATTATCTTCGACGACGCACTGCAGCACGTTCTCTTCCAGCATACTGATCTTTATCAGGAGCTTACCATTGGTTTCCTGATGCAGCAGACCATGCCAAATCGCATTTTCGACATAGGGCTGAATGATGAGTGAAGGCACTTCGATTGAATCTGCAAAAACATTATCGGCAAGGAATATTTCGCAGCTGAATTTATTGTCAAAACGAATTCCTTCCATTTCAATGTACAGCCGCAATGCTTCCAGTTCATTGGAAAGCAGCACTTTTTTACTGTTTGAATTCTCAAGAATGAGCCTGATCAGCTTTGAAAACCTGGTCAGATAAAGAGAGGCGGTCGCATTATCGCTTTTCACGATATAACGGTTAATCGAATTAAGGCAATTGAAAATAAAATGCGGGTTCATTTGCGCACGCAATGCTCTCATCTCAATCTCTGAAACACGTTCGCGCATGGTGATTTGCTGTCGGATAGCCCGGATCCGGCCCCGGAATATGACATACCCGATCCCGCCGGTGACCAGTATACCCAAGCCTATGAACCAGGCACGTTTCCAGATCGGAGGTAAAATCACAAAAGAGAAAGGGTTCGAGGTTTCATCCCAATTTACGCCGTCCAGACTGGCCGCCACCGTGAAAGTGTAATTGCCGGATGAGAGTGAAGAAAAACGAACCTTGTTGTTCCGTCCGTTTAACGACCAGTTGCTGTCCAGCCCGATCATCCGGTACCGGTAAGTCAGCTTTTGAGGATTTCGGTAATAAGTGGTCAGGTATTGAAATTCAACCGAGTTTTCTTGCCAGTTCAATTCCATAGGGGCAGGCCGCAGCAGATACATGGTATCGTCCTGATTAACCTTGACGTTGGAAATGCTTACGTTCAGTTTCTCCTTTATTGGTTTGATCTCCTCCGGTTTGAAGTAATTCAACCCGTTGAATCCCCCGAGAAAGACATATCCGCTGCGGGATTCCTTTAAAGCATTGAGATTAAATCGCTTATTCTGAATATTGTCCCAAACATCAAACCATTCGAGCTTTTGAGAAACGTGGTCATAACGGTACAATCCATCGTCGGCGCCAATCCACGTTTTGCCGGTTTTGTCACGGTATAACATAGTAATCCGCTGGTTACGCAGCTGTGGGAATATAAGCCTTCTTTTTAATGATTTCTCCGAGCGGATGACTTCGTATAAACCTACCGAGCCGCACCAGATTGTCGAGTCGTTTTGTATCAGCAAAGATGTTATCAAAAGACTGGGCGTAAAGCTGATATCATTATACAACGTTTTGAAATTCTTGTTTACATACAACAAGCCTCTGTACGAGCCCATCCAAAAGTTGCCGCCCTGTTCCTCTGCAACCGTTTGAATGTTGTGATAGGCCTCCGGAAAATACCTTTCACTGACCAGATAAGTATCTTTTTCGATGAAATAGCAGGTTTCCTCTCCAACGATCAGGTGGCCGCCTTTGTGCAGTCGGTAAATCGTCGCGATCAATTCGTTCTGCATTTTTCTTCTCAGCCTGATACCAGATATTCCCTGTGGATATTTCAGCGGCCTGAACGATTCGGCAACCGGATCAAAAATAACAGGCTCGCCTTTTTCTGGTGCGATAATGAGAATTCGTCCGTCATGAACAAGTGACCGCACCGCCGGAAAAGGTAAACCTTTACGCCCCTTAACATCCGGACGGTAAGATTTGACTTTGCCGTCAACCAGGTTTAGCCTGTAAAACCCTTCAACGGTCCCCAGCCAGATGTTACCATTTTTGTCTTCAGTCACGGCACGGATATTATTATTCCATTCCCTGTCAGCGTTTTTCAAACCTCGCAACCAGCCAATGTTATGTTCGAGTGGCCTGAAAAACACGATGCCTTCCTGACAAACGAGCCAGAAAGTACTGTCGGAATCGAAATAATCCGTATAATTTTCGTCATTGGGAAGCTCGTTTCCCGAATTGTAAAGTGTGGCTTTGGTGAACGCCTTCGCTGTTTTGTTATACTTGTAACAGCCTTTCCTCGTGTTAACCAGATAATTATCTCCTTTTAAATGATTTATGCTGTTCAATTCGACCAATGG
It includes:
- a CDS encoding SDR family oxidoreductase; this translates as MSKKIVLITGTNSGFGWLTANSLAALGHKVYATMRDTNGKNADKAKALSQVENITVLDVTLTDETSVKTAIDTIITKEGTIDVVVNNAGIGMMGVAESYSVKDVQEMFDVNVIAPFRLIKLALPFMRKKSEGLIINITSGFGRVSFPFSVVYGASKFGLEGLSEGLHYEVRPLGIDVAIIEPGAFPTEMSQKARLASDVETTNGYEELLAVYPNKMVAAIGQLFETFTPNPQDVADAVVDLINLPNGERPLRTVVDPTTGEFIKKANDAVSVEYSKALTAFGMEGLLA
- a CDS encoding YceI family protein, with translation METLNKTRWVIDRSHSEVGFKLKHLMVSTVRGVFKEYDASIYTTNEDFLTAEVDFWINPASIDTGNAQRDDHLRNSDFFDTDHFKEINFTGNTYEAADKSNKYNIYGALTIKGVSKQVKLTVEFGGIIKDPWGKEKAIFSVTGTISRKDWGLNWNMPLETGGLLVSDDISIHVELQLVKQS
- a CDS encoding zinc-dependent alcohol dehydrogenase family protein, which codes for MKAAILKEFGPAENFEIVDVPMPKPGFREVLVKVFATSVNPLDYQVRRGDYKNELSLPVITGHDVSGEIVEVGQGVENFKIGDQVYYTPEIFKGQGSYAQYHCAHESIIALKPKNLSHLEAATLPLAAGTAWEMLVTRAQLKINQSILIHGGAGGVGIPTIQIAKAMGAIVFTTARKVHHRFLLELGADHVIDYENENYIDAIQQLTGGKGVDVIIDTLGGNTLSDSGLILSQMGQVVTVVDIEKPQNLIHAWGKNATYHFVFTRQNRNKLDEITKLVETNKLKPVLNKVFSLSEMSKAHSLLENKTGDKNFYGKIGIEIDK
- a CDS encoding ArsR/SmtB family transcription factor; amino-acid sequence: MVLLEVIKALSNQTRLNILEWLKEPFTHFPAEELADYSPELGVCVSDIAKKAGMSVPTVSVYLKAMSTASILTATRKDQWTYYKRNEQSIQNLAKHIKENL
- a CDS encoding Crp/Fnr family transcriptional regulator, yielding MEEFINYILQFGNLNKQQTDFIVGKAKTLELHKEDYFSEAGKIPRQVGFLLEGVVRFCYYNNKGEEITQYFIDENNFVSDQQRFEAQVVASEYIQAVTDCKLLVFSKKDWDEIGNTIVGWDAITGLILKNCLLKTIERRSPLVSEDATTRYLSFIEHFPGLVTRIPLSHIASYIGITQQSLSRIRKNIR
- a CDS encoding LytR/AlgR family response regulator transcription factor, producing the protein METIKCVIIDDENNCLEMMEWLLKMYAPTVSISAMCNSAEKGIAAIHAHRPDVVFLDIEMPRMNGFDMLEQFDKLFFDVVFTTAYDKFAIKAFKYSALNYLLKPVDPDDLKETVRRMENKKTVPSKEQIELLFQSVRQMKPTPMRIALTTAEGLIFATTQDIIYCEAESNYTTVVLSGGKKIVVSKVLKDIDEALNGPDFFRVHNSYLINLNRIKKFVRGDGGYVVMDNDMAIGISRSRRQEFMDMFAKF
- a CDS encoding sensor histidine kinase produces the protein MNCFKNLITRFVVTLFQLCGFTCLAQLPDFNVQVLNESNGIKTSDIYRIIKDKKGFLWIQSSRHLQRFDGQNVKRIETNGEDLHDIAADSSGVIYITTESGIERYVNDIKGFEPIRITGRGVKPDNKLNKLQVTPDNRIWANSTKGLYSYIAGEDAFKHYPLPGLENHRFYRRIFNAKGYNLFIADIDTVFTVNTRSKEVRMVPLPGIRTVVPFSEDVAWATNHLLQNFEVNFKTRSVKRISGLPLVELNSINHLKGDNYLVNTRKGCYKYNKTAKAFTKATLYNSGNELPNDENYTDYFDSDSTFWLVCQEGIVFFRPLEHNIGWLRGLKNADREWNNNIRAVTEDKNGNIWLGTVEGFYRLNLVDGKVKSYRPDVKGRKGLPFPAVRSLVHDGRILIIAPEKGEPVIFDPVAESFRPLKYPQGISGIRLRRKMQNELIATIYRLHKGGHLIVGEETCYFIEKDTYLVSERYFPEAYHNIQTVAEEQGGNFWMGSYRGLLYVNKNFKTLYNDISFTPSLLITSLLIQNDSTIWCGSVGLYEVIRSEKSLKRRLIFPQLRNQRITMLYRDKTGKTWIGADDGLYRYDHVSQKLEWFDVWDNIQNKRFNLNALKESRSGYVFLGGFNGLNYFKPEEIKPIKEKLNVSISNVKVNQDDTMYLLRPAPMELNWQENSVEFQYLTTYYRNPQKLTYRYRMIGLDSNWSLNGRNNKVRFSSLSSGNYTFTVAASLDGVNWDETSNPFSFVILPPIWKRAWFIGLGILVTGGIGYVIFRGRIRAIRQQITMRERVSEIEMRALRAQMNPHFIFNCLNSINRYIVKSDNATASLYLTRFSKLIRLILENSNSKKVLLSNELEALRLYIEMEGIRFDNKFSCEIFLADNVFADSIEVPSLIIQPYVENAIWHGLLHQETNGKLLIKISMLEENVLQCVVEDNGVGREKAREFKSKSATSKKSMGMKLTEDRIAILNQYAQTSASVEIIDLMDQNNEASGTQVIIRIPV